A region of Salarchaeum japonicum DNA encodes the following proteins:
- a CDS encoding DUF7342 family protein, translating into MTSIYIKTQSEGCCMTEDESNSEGLMERQTTGEDRVRMVARQLSEPQTANWIASEAGWSHEPTKRVLDRLVDDGILHRDESGTHTTYYPDYRRQAMQEAMRLRDSGHTVEELTDRLADMKTQIRDWEDEFGVESPNQLRGTLADESLDGDEEDRRREIAREWEHLQRRIQIVGFAIREWDFLAPTTEPAEASS; encoded by the coding sequence ATGACCTCAATCTATATTAAGACACAGTCCGAAGGGTGTTGTATGACCGAAGACGAATCGAACTCCGAGGGCCTGATGGAACGCCAGACCACGGGTGAAGACCGCGTGCGGATGGTTGCTCGGCAGCTGTCGGAGCCACAGACGGCCAACTGGATCGCCTCCGAAGCGGGCTGGTCACACGAACCAACTAAGCGCGTCCTCGATCGGCTCGTCGACGATGGCATCCTCCACCGTGACGAAAGCGGTACTCACACGACGTATTACCCTGATTATCGCCGCCAAGCGATGCAGGAGGCGATGCGCCTTCGAGACAGCGGACACACTGTCGAGGAGCTTACGGACCGTCTCGCCGATATGAAGACGCAGATCCGCGACTGGGAGGACGAATTCGGCGTCGAGTCACCGAACCAGCTTCGCGGGACGCTCGCTGACGAATCCCTTGACGGTGACGAGGAAGATCGGCGCCGTGAAATCGCCCGCGAGTGGGAGCACCTTCAACGGCGTATCCAGATCGTTGGCTTCGCCATCCGCGAATGGGACTTCCTCGCTCCAACGACAGAGCCTGCCGAGGCCAGCAGCTAA